The following coding sequences are from one Shewanella violacea DSS12 window:
- a CDS encoding GDP-mannose 4,6-dehydratase, with protein MLKALITGINGQDGAYLCKLLLSKGYKVYGIGKGNAKSVSRLKLLNVHEHPNLVLLSCDISHYELIRQLLAEIEPDEIYNFAAYSFVADSHNNPLLLHMVTASTPIFFAEAIRSLRLKSKFFQASSSEIFGDSYESPQTEKTLLQPRNPYGLAKSYAHQMLDTYRSLHSMFIVTGILYNHESPLRDNRFVTRKITSTVAEIAKGNETILEIGNLDSVRDWGFAEEYVFGIWSAMQHKISDEYIFSTGIESSVRDFITLSFSSTGVRVYWRGEGINEVGVDENEKLLVRVNKDFYREKEKTNLIGDSSKAKNKLGWQSTVTLQELCKLMVDFDLK; from the coding sequence ATGCTTAAAGCTTTAATTACTGGGATTAATGGGCAAGACGGTGCTTATCTGTGTAAGTTGCTTTTATCCAAGGGGTACAAAGTTTATGGCATTGGTAAAGGAAATGCTAAAAGTGTATCGAGGTTAAAGCTGTTAAATGTGCATGAACATCCCAATTTAGTGCTTTTAAGTTGTGATATCAGCCACTATGAACTTATAAGGCAGTTGTTAGCAGAAATTGAACCCGATGAAATATATAATTTTGCCGCATACAGTTTTGTTGCCGATTCTCATAATAATCCTTTATTGTTACATATGGTTACAGCATCTACTCCTATCTTTTTTGCAGAGGCAATTAGAAGCTTAAGACTTAAGTCTAAGTTTTTCCAAGCATCTAGTTCGGAAATTTTTGGTGATTCATATGAAAGCCCACAAACCGAAAAAACACTTTTACAACCAAGAAACCCTTATGGACTAGCAAAATCTTATGCTCATCAAATGCTAGATACATATCGTTCATTGCATTCTATGTTTATAGTAACAGGGATTTTGTATAATCATGAGTCACCATTACGCGATAACCGATTTGTAACAAGAAAGATAACATCAACGGTTGCTGAAATAGCAAAAGGCAATGAAACGATATTAGAAATTGGTAATCTTGATTCTGTGAGAGATTGGGGCTTTGCTGAAGAATATGTGTTTGGCATTTGGTCTGCTATGCAACATAAGATTAGTGATGAATATATATTTTCTACAGGCATTGAAAGTAGCGTGAGAGATTTTATTACCCTATCATTTAGTAGCACAGGGGTTAGGGTTTATTGGAGAGGTGAAGGGATAAATGAAGTAGGTGTCGATGAAAATGAAAAGCTATTAGTTCGAGTCAATAAAGACTTCTATCGAGAAAAAGAAAAAACCAATCTTATTGGTGATTCATCAAAAGCCAAAAATAAGCTAGGCTGGCAGAGCACTGTTACCCTTCAAGAGTTATGCAAGTTGATGGTTGATTTTGACCTCAAATAG
- the gmd gene encoding GDP-mannose 4,6-dehydratase, whose protein sequence is MKKALITGITGQDGSYLAELLLEKGYEVHGIKRRASSLNTERVDHIYQDNHEINQKFFLHYGDLTDSSNLTRILKDVQPDEVYNLGAQSHVAVSFECPEYTADVDAMGTLRLLEAIRFLGLEKKTKFYQASTSELYGEVQETPQRETTPFHPRSPYAVAKMYAYWIVVNYRESYGMYACNGILFNHESPRRGETFVTRKITRAITNISQGLEQCLYLGNMDALRDWGHAKDYVRMQWMMLQQDVADDFVIATGKQISVREFVRMSAQNVGIELEFTGAGMNEIATVVEITGDKARGVSVGDVIVKVDTRYFRPAEVETLLGDPSKAKEKLGWVPKITVEEMCAEMVENDLEKAKRHALLKAHGYSVSVTKES, encoded by the coding sequence ATGAAAAAGGCTTTAATTACGGGGATTACGGGTCAAGATGGCTCATATCTAGCAGAATTATTATTAGAAAAAGGTTATGAAGTCCACGGCATTAAACGTCGTGCATCTTCATTAAACACTGAACGTGTTGACCATATATATCAAGATAACCATGAAATAAATCAAAAGTTTTTCTTACATTATGGCGATTTAACGGATTCATCTAACCTGACACGTATCCTTAAAGACGTACAGCCTGATGAAGTCTACAATTTAGGTGCCCAGTCCCACGTTGCAGTTTCATTTGAATGCCCTGAATATACAGCGGATGTAGATGCAATGGGGACATTACGTTTACTTGAAGCGATTCGGTTTTTAGGGCTTGAGAAAAAAACTAAATTCTATCAAGCGTCAACATCTGAGCTTTACGGTGAAGTACAAGAAACGCCACAACGTGAAACAACGCCATTTCACCCACGCTCACCGTATGCAGTAGCAAAGATGTATGCATACTGGATTGTAGTAAACTATCGTGAATCTTATGGTATGTATGCGTGCAACGGAATTCTATTTAACCATGAATCGCCACGTCGTGGGGAAACGTTTGTTACACGGAAAATAACCCGGGCAATTACCAATATCTCACAAGGCTTAGAGCAGTGCTTATACCTAGGTAACATGGATGCATTACGTGACTGGGGTCACGCTAAAGACTATGTACGCATGCAGTGGATGATGTTACAACAAGATGTAGCGGATGACTTCGTTATTGCAACAGGTAAACAAATCTCGGTGCGTGAATTTGTACGCATGTCAGCGCAGAATGTAGGTATCGAACTTGAATTTACAGGCGCAGGAATGAATGAAATCGCAACAGTTGTGGAAATAACTGGTGATAAAGCCAGAGGTGTATCAGTAGGAGATGTTATTGTTAAAGTCGACACACGTTATTTCCGTCCTGCTGAAGTAGAAACACTGCTTGGTGACCCATCAAAAGCAAAAGAAAAATTAGGCTGGGTACCAAAAATTACCGTTGAAGAAATGTGTGCTGAAATGGTTGAAAACGACCTAGAAAAAGCAAAACGTCACGCATTACTGAAAGCGCACGGTTATTCTGTTTCAGTAACAAAAGAAAGCTAA
- the fcl gene encoding GDP-L-fucose synthase, which translates to MTKRIYVAGHRGMVGSAIVRQLEAKGDVELVLRTRSELDLTNQAAVNAFFDTESIDQVYLAAAKVGGIMGNNTYPADFIYENLMVQSNVISAAHNANVQDLLFLGSSCIYPRLAQQPMDESVLLTGTLEPTNEPYAVAKIAGIKLCESYNRQYGRNYRSVMPTNLYGPHDNFHPENSHVIPALLRRFHEATLNNDSEVIAWGSGKPMREFLYVDDMADASIHVMNLDKSMYDENTEPMLSHINVGTGVDCTIRELVETVAKVVGFKGSISFDSTKPDGAPRKLMNVDRLKSLGWQYSVELEKGLNLAYQWFVDNQNKFRG; encoded by the coding sequence ATGACTAAACGTATCTATGTAGCAGGTCATCGCGGTATGGTTGGTTCAGCAATCGTGCGCCAACTTGAGGCGAAAGGTGATGTTGAGCTTGTGTTGAGAACCCGCAGCGAACTTGATTTAACCAATCAAGCCGCTGTGAATGCATTTTTTGACACTGAATCAATTGACCAAGTGTATTTAGCCGCGGCGAAAGTTGGTGGTATTATGGGAAATAATACTTATCCTGCGGATTTTATTTATGAAAATCTGATGGTTCAAAGTAATGTTATTAGTGCCGCGCACAATGCGAACGTACAAGATTTACTGTTTCTTGGGTCATCTTGTATCTACCCAAGACTTGCTCAGCAGCCAATGGATGAATCGGTGCTGTTAACCGGTACATTGGAACCTACCAATGAACCCTATGCAGTAGCCAAAATTGCAGGTATTAAATTGTGCGAATCTTACAATCGTCAATACGGTCGGAACTATCGCAGTGTTATGCCAACCAACTTGTATGGCCCGCACGATAACTTTCACCCAGAAAATTCGCATGTTATTCCTGCTTTATTACGTCGTTTCCACGAAGCAACGTTAAACAATGACAGTGAAGTAATAGCATGGGGTAGTGGTAAACCTATGCGTGAGTTTTTATATGTTGATGATATGGCGGATGCATCTATTCATGTGATGAATTTAGATAAAAGTATGTATGATGAAAATACAGAGCCGATGCTTAGCCATATCAATGTCGGCACTGGTGTTGATTGTACAATTAGAGAGCTAGTTGAGACAGTTGCTAAAGTTGTCGGGTTTAAAGGTAGCATTAGTTTTGATTCAACAAAGCCAGATGGTGCACCAAGAAAATTAATGAACGTAGATAGGTTGAAATCTTTAGGTTGGCAATATTCTGTTGAGTTAGAAAAAGGTTTGAATTTAGCTTATCAGTGGTTCGTTGACAATCAAAATAAGTTTAGAGGTTAG